A window from uncultured Desulfobacter sp. encodes these proteins:
- a CDS encoding glycoside hydrolase 100 family protein: MEEKMAVLIEKAKKAALEVLMHNSKGPFFNLPRTAGWGYPEPYTRDLMIAGLGILVTGNETLINSLRHVFQVLAKHQTRLGHIPSIVHDPEECGASDTTPLFLMALQIFRDVTGEADFLEETAEKALTWMSYQSPSSRIMVAQLPTSDWRDEQWVLGFGLFVNTIVYTYLKLFGLDDQAGVLKKRMTARLSIKEEDGKRDKESGLRIRFKPYYALWSYKMYNSERFDLLGNSLAILSGIASPSRSLQIISWIEETCQKLRSNGDLAVDLPPNFFPYIHPGDDDWRHRYTKFNLPGDYHNGGIWPFVCGFYIAALTTAGRHKLAEKKFEALTRLIQPARIAKVNFGFNEWFKAQDGKPKGQDWQTWSAAMYLYAAECIKLKQTPFFDKIRAAAHGR; encoded by the coding sequence ATGGAAGAAAAAATGGCTGTATTGATAGAAAAAGCAAAAAAGGCGGCACTTGAAGTGTTGATGCATAACAGCAAAGGGCCGTTTTTCAACCTACCCAGAACCGCAGGATGGGGCTATCCCGAACCCTATACAAGGGATCTGATGATTGCAGGCCTTGGGATTCTGGTCACTGGGAATGAAACATTAATTAATTCCCTGCGACATGTCTTTCAGGTTCTGGCAAAACATCAGACACGGCTTGGTCATATCCCCTCCATTGTTCATGATCCCGAAGAATGCGGTGCCAGTGATACAACGCCCTTGTTTCTCATGGCCCTACAGATATTCCGTGATGTTACAGGCGAAGCTGACTTTTTAGAAGAAACGGCAGAAAAGGCCCTGACCTGGATGTCCTACCAGTCTCCATCCAGCCGGATTATGGTGGCGCAACTGCCCACCAGCGACTGGCGGGATGAACAGTGGGTGTTGGGTTTTGGGCTGTTTGTGAATACTATCGTATACACGTACTTGAAATTATTCGGCCTGGATGATCAGGCAGGCGTATTAAAAAAAAGGATGACCGCTCGTCTTTCCATAAAAGAAGAGGACGGCAAGCGTGACAAAGAGAGTGGTTTGAGAATAAGATTTAAACCTTACTATGCCCTCTGGTCCTATAAAATGTACAATAGCGAACGGTTTGACCTTTTAGGAAACAGCCTGGCCATTCTTTCGGGGATTGCATCACCGTCAAGATCGTTACAAATTATTTCCTGGATAGAAGAAACGTGTCAAAAACTAAGAAGCAATGGAGATCTGGCCGTTGATTTGCCACCTAATTTTTTCCCGTATATTCATCCGGGCGATGATGACTGGCGGCATCGGTATACAAAATTCAACCTTCCCGGAGATTACCATAACGGCGGGATCTGGCCTTTTGTCTGTGGATTTTATATTGCCGCGTTAACGACAGCAGGCCGACACAAACTTGCCGAAAAAAAGTTTGAAGCCCTGACCCGATTGATACAGCCAGCCCGGATCGCCAAAGTGAATTTCGGGTTCAATGAATGGTTTAAAGCCCAGGATGGTAAACCCAAAGGACAGGATTGGCAGACGTGGTCTGCGGCCATGTATTTATACGCGGCTGAATGCATTAAATTAAAGCAAACCCCATTTTTTGATAAAATTAGAGCGGCAGCCCACGGAAGATAA
- a CDS encoding SIS domain-containing protein: MNKKESKYQNYFLVREMLEVKAVLAAMAPLQIFDFVKHIKHKRVLLTGEGSSRIFPAKKVIYDARHHDYKESIITEGASQSAEYDLDDHTVFIASNSGRTKESVKLLETLKKRNHKNIMAIVAHKDSVLMNGADYTYLLRSGHENAVAATKTVIEQALFYDILFRKSNLKDLPDLNETGVLIDQVLKQKIPETIVNQLVASDMIYFSGRNNGVSEELALKANEIVGKKSDYLEGTYAVHGIEEVMSKNEVIILIDPFPEQEAKIQKTLVETIGVIVIAISTRKTSFPTLQIPDLGEFNPYLQLAMGWNLLIETALELKMDLDHPKRARKIGNEYEQPV; this comes from the coding sequence ATGAACAAAAAAGAGAGCAAGTATCAAAACTATTTCCTTGTCAGGGAAATGCTGGAGGTTAAAGCCGTATTGGCTGCCATGGCGCCTTTGCAGATTTTTGATTTTGTAAAACACATTAAACACAAGCGAGTATTATTAACCGGTGAAGGCTCGTCACGGATTTTTCCGGCAAAGAAAGTGATTTATGACGCCCGGCATCACGACTATAAAGAGAGCATCATAACAGAAGGGGCAAGTCAGTCCGCAGAATATGATCTTGATGACCATACGGTTTTTATCGCTTCCAATTCAGGCAGAACAAAAGAGAGTGTAAAATTACTTGAAACCTTGAAAAAGAGAAACCATAAAAATATTATGGCCATTGTGGCCCATAAAGATTCGGTACTGATGAATGGGGCAGATTATACCTATCTTTTAAGAAGTGGTCATGAGAATGCTGTGGCTGCAACAAAAACAGTGATTGAACAGGCATTGTTTTACGATATTCTGTTCCGAAAATCCAATCTTAAGGATCTTCCGGATTTAAACGAGACCGGGGTTCTCATCGACCAGGTGCTGAAACAAAAGATTCCTGAAACCATTGTCAATCAATTGGTCGCTTCCGATATGATCTATTTTTCAGGCAGAAATAACGGTGTTTCAGAAGAATTGGCGCTGAAAGCCAATGAAATTGTCGGAAAAAAATCAGATTACCTGGAAGGCACCTATGCGGTCCATGGAATTGAAGAGGTCATGTCCAAAAATGAAGTGATCATCCTGATAGATCCTTTCCCGGAACAAGAAGCCAAAATACAGAAAACCTTGGTAGAGACAATTGGTGTGATCGTCATTGCCATATCCACCCGGAAAACATCTTTCCCGACGCTGCAGATACCGGATTTAGGAGAATTTAATCCCTATCTGCAATTGGCCATGGGCTGGAATTTATTAATTGAAACCGCGTTGGAACTCAAGATGGATCTGGATCATCCCAAAAGAGCAAGGAAGATCGGCAATGAATATGAGCAGCCTGTTTAA
- a CDS encoding PIG-L family deacetylase: MNMSSLFNFKKIAVIVAHPDDETLWCGGLILMNPQCDWTIICLCRGNDLDRAPKFSAALTLYGATGAMGNLDDGPEQKTITQNHIKKDLRLLLPPVYFDLIITHSPAGEYTRHKRHEEIGRTVSDSWEQNILNAGELWLFAYEDHNTTGYPRAIQHADRIVELSEPIRLKKYKMITRTYGFSKESFEAMTTPKREAFWCFKKGEKNESIGFI; the protein is encoded by the coding sequence ATGAATATGAGCAGCCTGTTTAATTTTAAGAAAATTGCCGTCATTGTCGCCCACCCCGACGATGAAACATTATGGTGCGGGGGGCTGATCTTGATGAATCCCCAGTGCGACTGGACCATCATCTGTCTTTGTCGGGGCAATGATTTGGACCGGGCACCGAAATTTTCTGCCGCGTTAACCCTTTACGGCGCAACCGGGGCCATGGGGAACCTTGACGACGGCCCGGAACAAAAAACGATCACTCAAAATCATATCAAAAAAGACCTTCGATTATTATTACCCCCGGTTTATTTTGATTTGATTATCACCCACAGCCCGGCCGGCGAATACACCCGGCATAAAAGGCATGAGGAAATCGGCCGGACCGTGTCAGATTCATGGGAGCAAAATATTTTAAATGCAGGTGAATTATGGCTTTTTGCCTATGAAGACCATAACACAACCGGTTATCCCCGGGCGATTCAGCATGCCGACAGGATCGTTGAACTTTCAGAACCGATCCGGCTTAAAAAATATAAGATGATCACCCGGACCTACGGATTTTCAAAAGAGAGTTTTGAAGCAATGACAACACCGAAAAGAGAGGCTTTTTGGTGTTTTAAAAAGGGAGAGAAAAATGAAAGTATTGGTTTTATATGA
- a CDS encoding glycosyltransferase family 4 protein: MKVLVLYDYPASPGGLATQGELLYRGLKEMGVDAYPVNFESAQEKEWYYRWFKPDVVLGVGYWGHTPDLILHPQQYGVQPVPWLVADGYISNYREILNSLPLILVTSNWVKEVYIRDGINPDIIEVLPVGCDTDAFHPMDRADPKVAAVRQSLGVAPDDMMILTVGGDAASKGALEVMQALAINNPKAPPWKYVCKVWPQERTEVQNASDHTLSNQLGISLNIINVMNRLSRNFMPHLINACDIYAAPSRLEGFGMPQVEAGACGKPVIGIKAMGMLDTLVHGETALLAEIAQEILLKETMVFAETDSKERQKIVFPSPRTVDYRASVHDIATYLMDLMESPDLRQKLGEAARKRVVEQFDYKVVAKRSVEIISTRLGIS; this comes from the coding sequence ATGAAAGTATTGGTTTTATATGACTATCCAGCCTCCCCCGGCGGATTGGCCACACAGGGAGAATTGTTATACAGAGGTTTAAAGGAAATGGGAGTGGATGCGTATCCTGTAAATTTTGAATCGGCCCAGGAAAAAGAGTGGTACTACAGATGGTTTAAACCGGATGTGGTTCTCGGGGTCGGGTATTGGGGGCATACCCCGGATTTAATTCTTCATCCCCAGCAGTATGGCGTTCAGCCTGTCCCCTGGCTGGTTGCAGACGGTTATATTTCAAATTATCGTGAAATATTAAACAGTCTGCCGCTCATTTTGGTGACATCAAACTGGGTGAAAGAGGTGTATATCCGGGACGGTATCAATCCAGATATTATTGAGGTGCTGCCCGTGGGATGTGATACAGACGCGTTTCATCCCATGGATAGGGCAGATCCCAAGGTGGCGGCGGTAAGACAATCATTGGGAGTTGCTCCGGATGACATGATGATTTTAACCGTTGGCGGGGATGCTGCTTCCAAGGGGGCCCTGGAAGTGATGCAGGCTCTGGCCATCAATAACCCCAAAGCCCCTCCCTGGAAATATGTCTGCAAGGTCTGGCCCCAGGAAAGGACCGAGGTACAGAATGCATCTGATCATACACTGTCCAACCAGCTTGGGATCAGCCTGAACATCATCAATGTGATGAATCGATTATCCAGAAATTTCATGCCTCATTTAATAAATGCCTGCGATATTTATGCGGCCCCGTCACGACTGGAAGGGTTTGGCATGCCTCAGGTTGAGGCTGGTGCCTGTGGAAAACCGGTAATTGGAATAAAGGCCATGGGAATGCTGGATACCCTGGTCCATGGGGAAACCGCTCTTTTGGCCGAAATCGCCCAGGAAATTCTCTTAAAGGAAACCATGGTATTCGCCGAAACCGATTCAAAGGAAAGGCAGAAGATCGTTTTTCCAAGTCCCCGCACTGTTGATTATCGCGCCAGTGTTCATGATATTGCCACTTATTTGATGGATTTAATGGAAAGCCCTGATCTGCGCCAAAAATTGGGTGAAGCTGCAAGAAAAAGAGTGGTTGAACAGTTTGATTATAAGGTTGTTGCCAAGCGCTCTGTGGAAATCATTTCCACCCGGCTGGGGATATCTTAA
- the groL gene encoding chaperonin GroEL (60 kDa chaperone family; promotes refolding of misfolded polypeptides especially under stressful conditions; forms two stacked rings of heptamers to form a barrel-shaped 14mer; ends can be capped by GroES; misfolded proteins enter the barrel where they are refolded when GroES binds), whose protein sequence is MAKEIKYDAKARQAMLKGVQTLADAVVVTLGPKGRNVVIEKSWGSPTVTKDGVTVAKEIEIEDKFENMGAQMVKEVASKTSDMAGDGTTTATVLARAIYENGQKLVVAGHNPMWIKRGIDKAVAKVVETLEEMATPTKNQNNIAQVGTISANNDETIGNIIAEAMDKVGKEGVITVEEAKSIDTTLDVVEGMQFDRGYLSPYFVTDTEKMSVSFDNPYVLICEKKVSSMKDLLPVLEEISKSGKPLLIVAEDVSGDALATLVVNKLRGSLNIAAVKAPGFGDRRKEMLEDMAVLTGGQVVSEDMGIKLENVTIQDLGQAKTITIDKDNTTIVDGAGTKEALEGRVKMLRAQVEETTSDYDREKLQERLAKLVGGVAIINVGAATETEMKEKKARVEDALNATRAAVEEGIVPGGGVALIRCLPALKALSLEGEEKLGINVIARAIEEPLRKIADNAGVEGAVVVNKVKEGKGAFGYNARTDVYEDLIAAGVMDPKKVVRFALQNAASVASIMLTTQAMIADKPGKKAGDGMPGGGMGGMM, encoded by the coding sequence ATGGCAAAAGAAATAAAATATGATGCAAAAGCGCGTCAAGCTATGCTCAAAGGTGTGCAGACATTAGCAGATGCAGTGGTGGTGACCCTGGGACCCAAAGGCCGCAACGTGGTGATTGAGAAATCCTGGGGATCACCGACTGTCACCAAGGACGGTGTAACTGTTGCAAAAGAGATTGAGATTGAAGACAAGTTTGAAAATATGGGCGCTCAGATGGTAAAAGAGGTGGCCAGCAAGACCTCTGATATGGCCGGAGACGGCACAACCACGGCAACCGTTCTTGCCCGGGCTATTTATGAAAACGGTCAGAAACTGGTGGTTGCAGGCCATAACCCCATGTGGATTAAAAGAGGCATTGACAAAGCCGTTGCCAAGGTTGTTGAAACCCTTGAAGAAATGGCCACACCCACTAAAAATCAAAATAACATCGCCCAGGTTGGCACTATCTCGGCCAACAACGATGAGACCATCGGCAATATTATTGCTGAAGCCATGGATAAAGTAGGCAAGGAAGGTGTTATCACTGTAGAAGAAGCCAAATCAATTGATACGACCCTTGATGTTGTGGAGGGTATGCAGTTTGATCGCGGATACCTTTCTCCTTATTTTGTAACCGATACAGAAAAAATGAGTGTGTCATTTGATAATCCCTATGTGTTAATTTGCGAAAAAAAGGTTTCCTCCATGAAGGACCTTCTTCCGGTTCTTGAAGAAATCTCCAAATCAGGCAAACCGCTTTTAATTGTTGCTGAAGATGTCTCTGGAGATGCCCTTGCGACCCTTGTTGTTAACAAACTTCGCGGTAGTTTAAATATTGCGGCCGTAAAGGCGCCAGGGTTTGGTGACAGAAGAAAAGAGATGCTGGAAGATATGGCCGTTTTAACCGGCGGACAGGTTGTTTCCGAAGATATGGGAATCAAACTTGAAAATGTAACCATCCAGGATCTGGGTCAGGCAAAAACCATTACCATTGATAAAGACAACACCACTATTGTTGATGGGGCAGGTACCAAAGAAGCCCTTGAAGGCCGTGTTAAAATGCTCCGGGCACAGGTTGAAGAAACCACTTCTGACTATGACAGGGAAAAACTTCAGGAAAGACTTGCAAAGCTCGTTGGCGGTGTTGCCATCATTAATGTCGGGGCTGCCACTGAAACTGAAATGAAAGAAAAGAAAGCACGGGTGGAAGACGCACTTAACGCAACCCGAGCGGCGGTTGAAGAAGGCATAGTCCCGGGCGGCGGGGTTGCTCTTATCCGGTGCCTTCCTGCCCTTAAGGCGCTTAGTCTCGAAGGAGAAGAAAAACTGGGCATTAACGTTATTGCAAGAGCCATTGAAGAACCCCTGCGTAAAATTGCCGACAATGCCGGTGTTGAAGGCGCAGTTGTTGTCAATAAAGTCAAAGAGGGTAAAGGTGCCTTTGGCTACAATGCCAGAACCGATGTTTATGAAGATCTGATTGCAGCCGGCGTTATGGATCCGAAAAAAGTGGTTCGGTTTGCCCTCCAGAATGCAGCCAGTGTCGCATCTATTATGCTGACCACACAAGCCATGATTGCTGACAAACCGGGAAAAAAAGCAGGGGACGGAATGCCAGGTGGTGGAATGGGCGGAATGATGTGA
- a CDS encoding cupin domain-containing protein — translation MRIAMLSPIAWRTPPRHYGPWEKVASLLTEALVEYGHDVTLYATGDSITRSTLRAVCSKGDEEDSSIIPKVYECLHISELFDHAEEFDIIHNNFDFLPRYIVSGKGEWTLGSKTIEVTAGQSVDIPRKSIHRIENSGLENLVFMEIQTGDYFGEDDIERLADDFGRI, via the coding sequence ATGCGCATTGCCATGCTGTCACCCATTGCCTGGCGCACCCCGCCACGGCACTATGGCCCATGGGAAAAAGTGGCCTCACTGTTAACAGAAGCCCTTGTCGAATATGGCCATGATGTCACCTTGTATGCCACGGGAGATTCGATTACACGCAGCACCCTGCGTGCTGTGTGCTCCAAGGGGGATGAAGAGGATTCAAGCATTATTCCGAAAGTGTATGAATGCCTCCATATTTCCGAATTGTTTGATCATGCAGAAGAATTTGACATCATCCACAATAATTTTGATTTTCTGCCTCGGTATATTGTCAGCGGCAAAGGGGAATGGACACTTGGGAGCAAAACCATAGAGGTGACCGCCGGGCAGTCGGTTGATATCCCGCGGAAATCCATCCATAGAATTGAAAACAGTGGACTGGAAAATCTGGTGTTTATGGAGATTCAGACCGGTGATTATTTTGGTGAGGATGATATTGAACGACTGGCCGATGATTTCGGAAGAATTTGA
- a CDS encoding anaerobic C4-dicarboxylate transporter family protein, protein MVAVVAIYGIAWLSDTYFGTYIGDMKESISGMVQTAPWAFAFALFGVSILINTQGGTVLAVMPLGFSLGIPVSVLVGILPSVYLDDPVFRA, encoded by the coding sequence ATGGTGGCGGTTGTTGCCATCTATGGAATTGCATGGCTCTCCGATACATACTTTGGAACTTACATTGGTGACATGAAGGAATCAATCAGCGGAATGGTCCAGACAGCTCCGTGGGCCTTTGCTTTCGCTCTGTTCGGAGTTTCCATCCTGATCAACACCCAGGGCGGTACCGTCCTCGCCGTGATGCCACTCGGCTTTTCCCTTGGTATTCCCGTGTCAGTACTTGTAGGAATTTTACCGTCGGTATATCTCGATGATCCAGTTTTTAGAGCTTGA
- a CDS encoding glycosyltransferase family 4 protein, with protein sequence MITKIQPFEGINSIAVIGNYLPRQCGIATFTKDLVEGLSARAPDISTWAVAMNDKVQGYAYPDKVRFEIHQNKYADYAIAAQFLNISHPDIVCLQHEFGIFGGPAGSHLLKLLSDLHMPVVTTLHTVLKDPSVEYRTVMIKLGKLSDKLVVMSRKAEHFLHDIYGIPREKIAFIHHGIPEMPFIDSSFHKDKFGVEGKKVLLTFGLLSSNKGIETVLNALPAVIEKFPDVMYIILGTTHPHVLKTEGEAYRIMLQQIVHKLNISDHVIFQNNFVALRDLCEFLGIADIYITPYLKEAQITSGTLAYAMGTGKAIISTPYWYATEMLADSRGKIVPFNNPNALAEQINELLVDDTQRHAMRKKAYTFTREAIWKEVSQKYLEVFSEVRQNRILCPRPRHSYVGNIKAITRFDLPEIKLNHLKSMTDDTGMLQHADHTIPNRLHGYCTDDNARALLVAALGQKYLPTNGLGLDALCGHYLGFLLYAYNEKTGRFRNFMTYARQWSKEAWSEDPHGCALWCLGKAVAFLENSGHLEMSTVLFKKAIIAAESFRSPLAVAFCLVGLDAYLERFSGDRDARRIRDVLATRLFTQFKENKTDDWPWAEDSLNYANAKLPHALLVSGHKMENREMVKMGLDSLKWLLSIQTTDNHFAPIGCKGWYRKEGKRARFDQQPIEAKAMVEACAAAYNISHDRQWFESAVLCFNWFLGHNDLNMPLYDPKTGGCMDGLMVDGINQNQGAESTLAWLLSLMTLQKLYADELLHQSSPGLLA encoded by the coding sequence ATGATAACAAAAATACAACCCTTTGAAGGGATAAATTCCATTGCCGTCATCGGCAATTACCTGCCCCGGCAATGCGGTATCGCAACCTTTACAAAAGATCTGGTTGAAGGATTGTCAGCCCGGGCACCGGACATCTCTACCTGGGCGGTTGCAATGAATGATAAAGTTCAAGGATATGCATATCCTGATAAAGTGCGTTTTGAAATCCATCAGAACAAATATGCTGATTATGCTATTGCTGCTCAGTTTTTGAATATCAGCCACCCCGATATTGTCTGCCTCCAGCATGAATTCGGCATTTTCGGGGGACCTGCAGGCAGCCATCTGCTCAAGCTGTTATCAGATCTGCATATGCCGGTGGTAACAACACTGCATACGGTTTTAAAAGATCCTTCTGTCGAATATCGTACAGTAATGATCAAGCTGGGGAAATTATCAGATAAGCTGGTGGTCATGAGCCGCAAAGCCGAACATTTTCTTCATGATATCTACGGTATTCCTCGGGAAAAAATTGCTTTTATTCATCATGGCATCCCGGAGATGCCTTTTATCGATTCAAGTTTTCATAAAGATAAATTCGGGGTGGAAGGGAAAAAGGTGTTGCTCACCTTTGGTCTGCTCTCTTCGAACAAGGGAATTGAAACTGTGCTGAATGCCCTTCCGGCTGTCATCGAAAAATTTCCAGACGTGATGTACATAATTCTTGGTACCACCCATCCCCATGTATTGAAGACTGAAGGGGAAGCATATCGAATTATGCTCCAGCAGATTGTTCACAAACTGAATATCAGTGACCATGTGATATTTCAGAATAATTTTGTTGCCTTAAGAGACCTTTGTGAATTCCTGGGCATTGCAGATATTTACATCACCCCATATCTTAAAGAGGCACAGATTACCTCGGGAACCCTTGCCTATGCCATGGGAACCGGCAAAGCTATTATTTCAACCCCTTACTGGTATGCCACTGAAATGCTGGCTGATAGTAGGGGTAAAATCGTACCGTTCAACAATCCCAATGCCTTGGCAGAACAGATTAATGAGCTTTTGGTCGATGATACCCAGCGGCATGCCATGCGCAAAAAAGCATACACCTTCACTCGTGAAGCTATCTGGAAAGAAGTTTCGCAAAAATACCTTGAAGTGTTTAGTGAGGTCAGACAAAATCGCATCCTGTGTCCCCGGCCCCGGCATTCCTATGTTGGAAATATCAAAGCCATTACCCGTTTTGATCTGCCTGAGATCAAACTGAATCACTTAAAGTCCATGACCGATGACACCGGCATGTTGCAGCATGCCGATCATACCATCCCCAACAGATTGCATGGATACTGCACGGATGATAATGCCAGGGCACTACTGGTAGCGGCCCTGGGGCAAAAATATTTGCCGACCAATGGCCTTGGCCTGGATGCGTTATGTGGGCATTACTTGGGATTCCTTTTATATGCATACAATGAAAAAACCGGGCGGTTTCGCAATTTTATGACCTATGCAAGACAGTGGAGCAAGGAGGCCTGGTCTGAGGATCCCCATGGATGTGCGCTCTGGTGCCTGGGTAAAGCTGTGGCCTTTCTGGAAAATTCAGGTCACCTGGAAATGAGCACCGTTCTTTTTAAAAAGGCAATCATTGCAGCAGAAAGTTTCAGATCCCCCCTGGCCGTGGCATTTTGTCTGGTGGGCCTGGATGCCTACCTGGAAAGATTTTCCGGTGACCGTGATGCTCGAAGGATCAGGGATGTTCTGGCCACAAGATTATTCACCCAGTTTAAGGAAAATAAAACCGATGACTGGCCCTGGGCAGAGGATAGCTTAAACTATGCCAATGCCAAACTGCCCCATGCCCTTCTGGTATCCGGTCATAAAATGGAAAATCGTGAGATGGTAAAGATGGGTTTAGATAGTCTCAAGTGGCTGCTCTCCATCCAGACGACGGATAATCATTTCGCCCCCATCGGGTGTAAGGGCTGGTATAGAAAAGAAGGAAAAAGAGCCCGGTTTGATCAGCAGCCCATTGAAGCTAAAGCCATGGTTGAAGCATGTGCCGCCGCCTATAACATCTCCCATGATCGGCAATGGTTTGAATCTGCCGTCCTGTGTTTTAACTGGTTTCTGGGCCATAATGATTTAAATATGCCACTTTATGATCCGAAAACCGGGGGCTGTATGGACGGCCTGATGGTGGACGGTATCAACCAGAACCAGGGCGCTGAATCAACGCTTGCTTGGCTCTTGTCATTAATGACACTGCAAAAACTGTATGCAGATGAACTATTGCATCAGTCTTCACCCGGATTACTGGCTTAA
- a CDS encoding glycoside hydrolase family 130 protein: protein MLLKRNRKLKVKRKPNAIVGDTSRVITSPHSPGSSKRITLIIKRICGLSKGEAKKLLTQIMKDFSRRHEDLTHIFERHFNLVEGFLDKGFFPSDIQKALIGAYFTKEYSIESAALFNPSIVPHPDQSHLEKGSLRFVMSLRATGEGHISSIVFRSGVLNRYNTFRFDPVSEFVETPDLKVNPSYKRRIFQHKLKEMNANTDVCTRVLNELPEKFSKKQLIKQMDRLDKHPQFSKSKQNRTFEIINWLADSNYEVDFHSDHRISERVLFPVSKNESRGIEDARFVQFFDDNGKSTYYATYTAYNWFAILPQLIETKDFISFKITMLNGKAAQNKGLALFPRKIKGQFVMLSRQDGENNHIMFSKHLHFWSMSKVIQTPEYPWEFIQIGNCGSPIETGEGWIVLTHGVGPMRQYCIGAVLLDLENPCKVIARLKEPILAPTEKEREGYVPNVVYSCGSIIHCNELVIPYAMSDINSGIATIKVKALIQHMHTTT, encoded by the coding sequence ATGCTGCTGAAACGCAATCGAAAACTTAAAGTAAAAAGAAAACCCAACGCGATTGTCGGGGATACCTCCCGTGTGATTACAAGCCCCCATTCTCCCGGTAGTTCCAAGCGTATAACGCTGATTATAAAACGAATCTGTGGTCTGTCAAAAGGAGAAGCCAAAAAATTATTAACACAGATAATGAAGGACTTTTCAAGACGGCATGAAGACCTGACTCACATTTTTGAACGACACTTTAACCTGGTTGAAGGCTTTCTTGATAAAGGTTTCTTCCCAAGTGATATTCAAAAGGCATTGATCGGCGCTTACTTTACAAAGGAGTATTCCATTGAATCAGCAGCGCTGTTTAATCCGTCCATTGTTCCCCATCCGGATCAAAGTCACCTTGAAAAGGGCAGTTTGCGTTTTGTCATGAGTTTGCGGGCCACCGGGGAAGGCCATATTTCTTCCATTGTTTTTAGAAGTGGTGTGCTTAACCGATATAACACGTTTCGGTTTGATCCGGTCAGTGAATTTGTGGAAACACCGGATCTGAAGGTAAATCCTTCCTACAAGCGCCGTATTTTTCAGCACAAGCTTAAAGAAATGAATGCGAACACTGATGTCTGCACCCGTGTTCTCAATGAACTGCCTGAAAAATTCAGCAAAAAGCAATTAATCAAGCAAATGGACAGGCTTGATAAACATCCGCAATTTTCAAAAAGCAAACAGAACAGAACATTTGAGATTATCAACTGGCTTGCCGATTCGAATTATGAAGTCGACTTCCACTCAGATCATCGTATATCCGAGAGGGTTCTCTTTCCTGTTTCTAAAAATGAGAGCCGGGGAATTGAAGATGCACGGTTTGTTCAGTTTTTTGATGATAATGGTAAATCGACCTACTATGCGACCTATACCGCATATAATTGGTTTGCCATTCTCCCCCAATTGATTGAAACTAAAGATTTTATCAGTTTTAAAATAACCATGTTGAACGGAAAGGCTGCACAGAATAAAGGTTTGGCGTTATTTCCCAGAAAAATTAAAGGCCAATTTGTCATGCTGTCCCGTCAGGATGGCGAAAACAACCATATTATGTTTTCAAAGCATCTGCACTTCTGGAGTATGTCTAAAGTTATCCAGACACCCGAATATCCCTGGGAATTTATCCAGATCGGCAATTGCGGTTCTCCCATAGAAACGGGTGAAGGCTGGATTGTTCTTACCCATGGCGTGGGACCCATGCGCCAATACTGCATTGGGGCTGTGCTCCTTGACCTTGAAAATCCGTGCAAAGTCATTGCCCGGCTTAAGGAACCGATTTTAGCGCCCACTGAAAAAGAGCGGGAAGGGTATGTGCCTAATGTTGTCTATTCCTGCGGTTCTATTATCCATTGCAATGAATTGGTCATTCCCTATGCCATGTCAGATATAAATTCGGGCATTGCAACCATCAAAGTCAAAGCATTGATTCAGCATATGCATACAACCACTTAA